The following is a genomic window from Caproiciproducens sp. CPB-2.
TCAAACAGCTTTTGAGCCTGCCGAACCGCCCGACCTGCATCGTCATGCCCGACGATTACGCGGCGCTCGGGGGCATTGAGGCGATCGAGGCCGCGGGGCTGAGGATTCCGGAGGATATTTCCATTGCGGGATACGACGGAATCGCCCTTTCCCAGGTGATCAAGCCGCGGCTCACCACGCTGAAGCAGGACACGAAAATGCTCGGCCGCGAAGCCGCACGCAGGCTGATCGGCCAAATAGAAAACCCCCTTACCACCATAACGGAGAACGTTACGGTGATGGGCCAGCTGATAGAAGGCCAGTCCGTAGGAAGGGTGGATCCCTCCATTGAGTAAGTTTTGGCAGAGCGACTGCCATGCTGATACATTTTAGCGGATTGTCCGCCAGATTAAAGGAGGATTTCGTAAACATGAAAAAGGCAAGAAAAATCACCGCAACGCTTCTGGCTCTCGCGATGATGACAGGCGTCATGGCAACCGTTTCCGGCTGTCAGAGCGGACCGGCCGCATCGACGGCAGCTCCCGCTGAAAGCCAGGAAGCCGCAAACAGCGAAGCTCCGGCAGCGGAAGGAAAAACGCTCAACATTTGGTGCTGGAACGATGAGTTCCAAAGCAGGTTCAACGATTACAATCCGGAAGTGAAGGAAGTGGCCAAGGACAAATCCACCACTACCTTAAACGACGGCACCGTCGTCAAATGGACCATCAACCCAAATGACAACAACAACTATCAGAACAAACTGGATCAGGCGCTGCTTTCTCAGGAAAGCGCCGCTGCCGACGACAAAATCGATATTTTCCTGGTGGAAGCCGATTACGCATTAAAATATGTCGACAGTGAATACACATTGGATGTAAAGAAAGACATAGGGCTGACGGACAGCGACCTGTCCAACCAATACCAGTACACACAGGATATCGTCACCGACAAAAGCGGCGCCCTGAAAGGCACCACCTGGCAGGCGACCCCGGGCCTTTTTGCTTACCGCCGTTCCATCGCCAAAGCGGTGCTGGGCACGGACGATCCCGCAAAGGTACAGGAAGCCCTCTCCGACTGGGATAAGTTCAACAGTGTCGCGGCGCAGGCCAGCGCAAAGGGCTACAAGATGCTTTCCGGCTACGACGACAGCTACCGCACCTTCTCCAACAACGTATCCGCTCCGTGGGTAACGGACACGACGGCCACGGTTGACCCCAACCTGATGAACTGGGTCAAGCAGACGAAGGAATACGCGGAAAAGGCCTACAACAACAAGACCTCCCTCTGGGACGACAAATGGCAGGCCGACCAGGGTCCGAGCGGAAAAGTACTCGGATTCTTCTACTCCACCTGGGGCATTAACTTTACCCTGCTGGGCAACTCCCTGAAAACACCGGTCGCGGAAGGCGGCAAGGAAGAAGCAGGCAACGGCGTTTACGGCGACTATGCCGTCTGTCAGGGTCCGCAAAGCTACTACTGGGGCGGCACATGGATCTGCGGCGCCAAGGGAAGCGACAACCTCGGCACGATCAAAAATGTCATGAAGTCCCTCACCTGCGACGGAACGATCATGAAGAAGATCACAACCGACACACAGGATTATACCAATAACAAAGCGGCCATGGAAGAAATCGCGAACAGCGACTTCAAATCCGCGTTTCTCGGCGGCCAGAACCACATTAAGCTTTTTGCCGAAGTGGCGCCGAAGATCGACATGAGCAACGCCGGTCCCTACGATCAGGGAATGAACGAAAGCATGCAGAAATGCTTCAAGGACTATTTCAACGGCACGATCGACCTTGAAAAAGCAAAGGCAAACTTTGAAAAAACAGTCAAGGAAAAATATCCTGAGATCACAGAGATAAAATGGCCGTCATAACACTCGTTTTTTAAGCTGACCGCACGGCTGCCAAAGGGGGCTTCCCCCGGACCGCGGTCGTGCGGCTTTATTAGGGAAAGGGGGCTTCGACTTCATGAACGCTGAGAGTACGCCGAAAAAAAGGAAGCGCAGCCGCTACGCAAAATGGGGGTATCTTTTTATCGCTCCGTTTTTTATCGTATTTATTATCTTTTCACTGATCCCTCTGTGCTCCA
Proteins encoded in this region:
- a CDS encoding carbohydrate ABC transporter substrate-binding protein, which gives rise to MKKARKITATLLALAMMTGVMATVSGCQSGPAASTAAPAESQEAANSEAPAAEGKTLNIWCWNDEFQSRFNDYNPEVKEVAKDKSTTTLNDGTVVKWTINPNDNNNYQNKLDQALLSQESAAADDKIDIFLVEADYALKYVDSEYTLDVKKDIGLTDSDLSNQYQYTQDIVTDKSGALKGTTWQATPGLFAYRRSIAKAVLGTDDPAKVQEALSDWDKFNSVAAQASAKGYKMLSGYDDSYRTFSNNVSAPWVTDTTATVDPNLMNWVKQTKEYAEKAYNNKTSLWDDKWQADQGPSGKVLGFFYSTWGINFTLLGNSLKTPVAEGGKEEAGNGVYGDYAVCQGPQSYYWGGTWICGAKGSDNLGTIKNVMKSLTCDGTIMKKITTDTQDYTNNKAAMEEIANSDFKSAFLGGQNHIKLFAEVAPKIDMSNAGPYDQGMNESMQKCFKDYFNGTIDLEKAKANFEKTVKEKYPEITEIKWPS